A single window of Balaenoptera ricei isolate mBalRic1 chromosome 15, mBalRic1.hap2, whole genome shotgun sequence DNA harbors:
- the ADRM1 gene encoding proteasomal ubiquitin receptor ADRM1 isoform X1 has product MTTSGALFPSLVPGSRGSSNKYLVEFRAGKMSLKGTTVTPDKRKGLVYIQQTDDSLIHFCWKDRTSGNVEDDLIIFPDDCEFKRVPQCPSGRVYVLKFKAGSKRLFFWMQEPKTDQDEEHCRKVNEYLNNPPMPGALGASGSGGHELSALGGEGGLQSLLGNMSHSQLMQLIGPAGLGGLGGLGALTGPGLASLLGSGGPPASSSSSSSRSQSAAVTPSSTTSSTRATPAPSAPAAASTTSPSPAPSSGNGTGTAASPTQPIQLSDLQSILATMNVPAGPGGGQQVDLASVLTPEIMAPILANADVQERLLPYLPSGESLPQTAEEIQNTLTSPQFQQALGMFSAALASGQLGPLMCQFGLPAEAVEAANKGDVEAFAKAMQNSASPEQQEGDGKGKKEEEEDMSLD; this is encoded by the exons ATGACGACTTCAGGCGCTCTGTTTCCAAGCCTGGTGCCAGGCTCCCGTGGGTCTTCCAACAAGTATTTGGTGGAGTTTCGGGCCGGAAAAATGTCATTGAAAGGAACTACGGTCACCCCAGATAAACGGAAAGGGCTTGTGTACATTCAGCAGACGGATGACTCCCTCATTCACTTTTGCTGGAAAGACAGGACATCGGGGAACGTGGAAGAC GATTTGATCATCTTCCCCGACGACTGTGAGTTCAAGCGCGTGCCTCAGTGCCCCAGCGGGAGGGTCTACGTGCTCAAGTTCAAGGCAGGGTCCAAACGGCTCTTCTTTTGGATGCAG GAGCCCAAGACGGACCAGGACGAGGAGCACTGCCGGAAGGTCAACGAGTATCTGAACAACCCGCCGATGCCCGGAGCCCTGGGGGCGAGTGGGAGCGGAGGCCACGAGCTGTCTGCGCTGGGCG GCGAGGGCGGCCTGCAGAGCCTGCTGGGGAACATGAGCCACagccagctcatgcagctcatcgGACCCGCCGGCCTCGGAGGGCTGG GTGGCCTGGGGGCGCTGACGGGGCCGGGCCTGGCCAGCTTACTGGGGAGCGGAGGGCCTCCAGCCAGCAGCTCTTCGTCCAG CTCCCGGAGCCAGTCGGCAGCGGTCACCCCGTCCTCCACCACCTCTTCCACCCGCGCCACCCCAGCCCCCTCCGCTCCAGCAGCTGCCTCAACGACCAGCCCGAGCCCCGCGCCCAGTTCAGGTAATGGAACCGGCACGGCAGCCAGCCCAACCCAGCCCATCCAGCTGAGCGACCTCCAGAGCATTCTAGCCACTATGAACGTGCCGGCCGGGCCAGGAGGCGGCCAGCAAG TGGACCTGGCCAGCGTGCTGACGCCCGAGATCATGGCCCCCATCCTTGCCAACGCGGATGTCCAGGAGCGCCTGCTGCCCTACCTGCCGTCCGGGGAGTCGCTGCCGCAGACCGCGGAGGAGATCCAGAACACGCTGACCTCGCCCCAGTTCCAGCAG GCCCTGGGCATGTTCAGCGCGGCCCTGGCCTCGGGGCAGCTGGGCCCCCTCATGTGCCAGTTTGGGCTGCCCGCAGAGGCCGTGGAGGCCGCCAACAAGGGCG ACGTGGAAGCCTTTGCCAAAGCCATGCAGAACAGTGCCAGCCCCGAGCAGCAGGAGGGCGACGGCAAGggcaagaaagaggaggaggaggacatgaGCTTAGATTAA
- the ADRM1 gene encoding proteasomal ubiquitin receptor ADRM1 isoform X2 encodes MTTSGALFPSLVPGSRGSSNKYLVEFRAGKMSLKGTTVTPDKRKGLVYIQQTDDSLIHFCWKDRTSGNVEDDLIIFPDDCEFKRVPQCPSGRVYVLKFKAGSKRLFFWMQEPKTDQDEEHCRKVNEYLNNPPMPGALGASGSGGHELSALGGEGGLQSLLGNMSHSQLMQLIGPAGLGGLGGLGALTGPGLASLLGSGGPPASSSSSSSRSQSAAVTPSSTTSSTRATPAPSAPAAASTTSPSPAPSSVDLASVLTPEIMAPILANADVQERLLPYLPSGESLPQTAEEIQNTLTSPQFQQALGMFSAALASGQLGPLMCQFGLPAEAVEAANKGDVEAFAKAMQNSASPEQQEGDGKGKKEEEEDMSLD; translated from the exons ATGACGACTTCAGGCGCTCTGTTTCCAAGCCTGGTGCCAGGCTCCCGTGGGTCTTCCAACAAGTATTTGGTGGAGTTTCGGGCCGGAAAAATGTCATTGAAAGGAACTACGGTCACCCCAGATAAACGGAAAGGGCTTGTGTACATTCAGCAGACGGATGACTCCCTCATTCACTTTTGCTGGAAAGACAGGACATCGGGGAACGTGGAAGAC GATTTGATCATCTTCCCCGACGACTGTGAGTTCAAGCGCGTGCCTCAGTGCCCCAGCGGGAGGGTCTACGTGCTCAAGTTCAAGGCAGGGTCCAAACGGCTCTTCTTTTGGATGCAG GAGCCCAAGACGGACCAGGACGAGGAGCACTGCCGGAAGGTCAACGAGTATCTGAACAACCCGCCGATGCCCGGAGCCCTGGGGGCGAGTGGGAGCGGAGGCCACGAGCTGTCTGCGCTGGGCG GCGAGGGCGGCCTGCAGAGCCTGCTGGGGAACATGAGCCACagccagctcatgcagctcatcgGACCCGCCGGCCTCGGAGGGCTGG GTGGCCTGGGGGCGCTGACGGGGCCGGGCCTGGCCAGCTTACTGGGGAGCGGAGGGCCTCCAGCCAGCAGCTCTTCGTCCAG CTCCCGGAGCCAGTCGGCAGCGGTCACCCCGTCCTCCACCACCTCTTCCACCCGCGCCACCCCAGCCCCCTCCGCTCCAGCAGCTGCCTCAACGACCAGCCCGAGCCCCGCGCCCAGTTCAG TGGACCTGGCCAGCGTGCTGACGCCCGAGATCATGGCCCCCATCCTTGCCAACGCGGATGTCCAGGAGCGCCTGCTGCCCTACCTGCCGTCCGGGGAGTCGCTGCCGCAGACCGCGGAGGAGATCCAGAACACGCTGACCTCGCCCCAGTTCCAGCAG GCCCTGGGCATGTTCAGCGCGGCCCTGGCCTCGGGGCAGCTGGGCCCCCTCATGTGCCAGTTTGGGCTGCCCGCAGAGGCCGTGGAGGCCGCCAACAAGGGCG ACGTGGAAGCCTTTGCCAAAGCCATGCAGAACAGTGCCAGCCCCGAGCAGCAGGAGGGCGACGGCAAGggcaagaaagaggaggaggaggacatgaGCTTAGATTAA